The Kwoniella shivajii chromosome 7, complete sequence genome includes a region encoding these proteins:
- a CDS encoding signal recognition particle protein SRP54 yields MVLADLGARLHGALNQLSRASVVDDRVIDALLKELCAALLEADVNVKLVSQLRTKVKAKVKKSLEEAEKAGGREANKKNVVQKAVFDELVALVDPGVEPYKPVKGKTNVLMAVGIQGAGKTTTCTKLAVHYARRGMKTGLVCADTFRAGAFDQLKQNATKAKIPFYGSYTETDPVAIASLGVEKFRKERFDVIIVDTSGRHKQESELFEEMVAISEAVKPDMTIMVLDASIGQAAEGQSRAFKDSADFGAIIVTKLDGHAKGGGAISAVAVTKTPIIFLGTGEHLHDLEKFAPQPFVSKLLGMGDVQGLVEHMQDMARANPDRQKDLAKKLEQGKFTIRDWKDQLSNIMSMGSLSKIASMIPGMPAGMMDGGEEEAGAKLKRMIYITDAMRTDELDSDGLIFVSFDKAGNPIGLNRRAKRVARGSGTSVREVEELLAQARMMAGMAKQAGGANGWMSAMQKMQAAAGGKPLGPNGQPSPAQIEAMRKAMPPELMKKIRAAGPQGAQKMMQDMMGGIGGAGGPGGMDMGSMMRSMMGGGGGGGGGMPDMSQMGEMMKSMGMGGGGGGGGGMPDMSQLMKMMGRG; encoded by the exons ATGGTCTTAGCAGATTTAGGAGCAAGGCTGCATGGTGCCTTGAATCAACTATCAAGAGCTTCTGTGGTGGATGATCGA GTAATCGATGCTTTACTCAAAGAACTATGTGCGGCCTTACTAGAGGCAGATGTCAATGTGAAGCTGGTATCGCAACTGCGGACGAAAGTGAAAGCTAAA gtaaagaagagTTTGGAGGAAGCTGAGAAAgcaggtggaagagaagcaAATAAGAAGAATGTGGTTCAAAAG GCAGTATTTGACGAATTAGTAGCCTTGGTGGATCCTGGTGTGGAACCTTATAAACCtgtaaaaggaaaaacaaatGTTTTGATGGCTGTTGGTATACAGGGTGCGGGAAAGACTACGACATGTACGAAATTGGCCGTACATTACGCtagaagaggaatgaagaCAGGTCTTGTATGTGCAGATACCTTCAGAGCTGGTGCTTTTGATCAACTGAAACA AAATGCTACAAAAGCCAAAATTCCCTTCTATGGTAGTTATACAGAAACAGATCCCGTTGCTATAGCTTCTTTAGGTGTGGAGAAGTTCAGAAAAG AACGATTCGACGTTATCATTGTCGATACCTCGGGTCGACATAAGCAAGAATCAGAATTATTTGAAGAGATGGTAGCTATTTCAGAAGCTGTAAAACCGGATATGACCATCATGGTTTTGGACGCTTCAATAGGTCAAGCTGCAGAAGGACAAAGTAGAGCATTTAAAGACAGTGCAGATTTCGGTGCTATCATAGTGACGAAACTAGATGGTCACGCTAAAGGTGGTGGTGCCATTTCTGC TGTTGCGGTAACAAAAACTCCTATAATATTCCTTGGTACTGGAGAGCATTTACATGATCTGGAAAAATTTGCACCGCAACCTTTTGTTTCTAAATTATTGGGTATGGGAGATGTACAAGGATTAGTAGAGCATAT GCAAGACATGGCAAGAGCCAATCCAGATAGACAAAAGGACTTAGCTAAGAAGTTAGAACAAGGTAAATTCACAATCagagattggaaagatcaattatCGAATATAATGTCAATGGGATCATTATCAAAAATCGCTTCAATGATACCTGGTATGCCAGCTGGAATGATGGATggcggtgaagaagaagctggtgcgaaattgaagagaatgattTACATAACGGATGCTATGAGAACCGATGAATTGGATTCCGATGGTTTGATCTTT GTGAGCTTCGATAAAGCTGGTAATCCTATAGGCCTCAATCGGCGAGCGAAGCGTGTGGCTAGAGGAAGTGGAACAAGTGTGAGAGAAGTCGAGGAGTTATTGGCCCAAGCTAGGATGATGGCCGGCATGGCTAAACAAGCGGGCGGCGCAAATGGATGGATGTCAGCTATGCAGAAAATGCAAGCTGCCGCAGGAGGTAAACCTCTAGGACCCAACGGTCAGCCTAGTCCTGCGCAAATCGAAGCCATGAGA AAAGCAATGCCTCCAGAGCTCATGAAAAAGATCCGTGCTGCTGGACCTCAAGGTgctcagaagatgatgcaaGATATGATGGGAGGCATTGGCGGTGCAGGAGGACCCGGAGGAATGGACATGGGCTCAATGATGCGGAGCATGATGGGCGGAGGAGGCGGAGGTGGGGGCGGAATGCCTGATATGAGTCAGATGGgcgaaatgatgaagagtatgggaatgggcggtggaggtggcggtggcggtggaaTGCCAG ATATGAGTCAActtatgaagatgatgggacGAGGTTAA